In a genomic window of Methylovirgula sp. 4M-Z18:
- the ftsL gene encoding cell division protein FtsL has product MWRIFHLFAIAALIGSAVYAYSIKYETIYYSEQIVKIQHEIDKEHDQIGMLRAEWAHLTRPERIQKLADQHLQSQDLQLSQIVRVSDLPDRGTKIDDIGRKLDDLGLAVPTNTPAAGKVGATATTTTSPR; this is encoded by the coding sequence ATGTGGCGTATATTTCATCTCTTCGCGATCGCCGCGCTCATCGGCTCTGCGGTCTATGCCTATTCGATCAAATACGAGACGATCTATTACTCCGAACAGATCGTCAAAATTCAGCATGAGATCGACAAGGAGCACGATCAGATCGGCATGTTGCGCGCCGAATGGGCGCATCTGACGCGCCCCGAGCGCATTCAGAAATTGGCCGATCAGCATTTGCAATCGCAGGATCTGCAATTGTCGCAGATCGTGCGGGTCAGCGACTTGCCCGACCGCGGCACCAAGATCGACGACATCGGCCGCAAGCTCGACGATCTCGGACTTGCCGTGCCAACCAATACGCCCGCCGCCGGCAAAGTCGGCGCGACCGCTACGACAACCACGTCGCCAAGGTAA